Proteins from a genomic interval of Actinoalloteichus hymeniacidonis:
- the lat gene encoding L-lysine 6-transaminase, whose amino-acid sequence MTQGSTTAELDATIAPKDVHQLLGRHLLVDGFPFVLDTAASSGSWLVDARNGDRYLDLYSFFASAPLGFNPAGIVEDPQFMAVLSEVAANKPANSDIYTTHYAEFVETFARVLGDPELPHLFFVEGGALAVENALKCAFDWKSRHNEQHGRSAELGTKIMHLTRAFHGRSGYTMSLTNTDPGKTARYPAFDWPRISSPAMRFPMAEHLDDIIAAEQKSLAEAEAAFAANPHDIAAFIVEPIQGEGGDNHLRPEFLQAMQRLCHANDALFIVDEVQTGVGVTGTAWAYQQLGLSPDIVAFSKKTQVGGVMAGRRVDEVADNVFVVGGRINSTWGGGLVDMVRSRRYLEIIERDGLFDKVAGDGTWLAEQLADLAARHPGLIDNVRGRGLMVALDLPDAATRGAVLSALLDQERVLALPSGERSIRFRPALTITRAELTVAVDALDRVLGRLG is encoded by the coding sequence ATGACTCAGGGCAGCACGACGGCGGAACTCGACGCGACGATCGCACCGAAGGACGTTCATCAGCTGCTGGGCAGGCACCTGCTCGTGGACGGATTCCCGTTCGTTCTGGACACGGCGGCCAGCTCCGGCTCCTGGTTGGTCGACGCACGCAACGGCGACCGCTACCTGGACCTGTACTCCTTCTTCGCCTCCGCGCCGTTGGGCTTCAACCCGGCGGGGATCGTCGAGGACCCGCAGTTCATGGCGGTGCTCTCGGAGGTGGCGGCGAACAAGCCCGCCAACTCCGACATCTACACGACGCACTACGCGGAATTCGTCGAGACCTTCGCGCGCGTGCTGGGCGACCCGGAACTGCCGCACCTGTTCTTCGTCGAGGGCGGCGCGCTCGCGGTGGAGAACGCACTCAAGTGCGCCTTCGACTGGAAGAGCAGGCACAACGAACAGCACGGCCGGTCGGCCGAACTCGGCACTAAGATCATGCACCTCACCAGGGCCTTCCATGGTCGCAGCGGTTACACCATGTCGTTGACCAACACCGACCCCGGCAAGACCGCGCGGTACCCGGCCTTCGACTGGCCCAGGATCTCCTCGCCTGCGATGCGGTTCCCGATGGCCGAGCACCTGGACGACATCATCGCCGCCGAGCAGAAGTCGCTCGCCGAGGCCGAGGCCGCCTTCGCCGCGAATCCCCATGACATCGCCGCCTTCATCGTCGAACCCATCCAGGGTGAGGGCGGCGACAACCACCTGCGCCCGGAGTTCCTCCAGGCCATGCAGCGGCTCTGCCACGCCAACGACGCGTTGTTCATCGTCGACGAGGTGCAGACCGGCGTCGGCGTGACCGGGACCGCCTGGGCCTACCAGCAGCTGGGTCTGAGCCCGGACATCGTGGCCTTCTCCAAGAAGACCCAGGTCGGCGGCGTGATGGCCGGTCGTCGCGTCGACGAGGTCGCCGACAACGTCTTCGTCGTGGGCGGTCGTATCAACTCCACCTGGGGCGGTGGCCTGGTCGACATGGTCCGGTCGCGGCGCTACCTGGAGATCATCGAGCGCGACGGCCTGTTCGACAAGGTCGCCGGGGACGGCACCTGGTTGGCCGAGCAGCTGGCCGATCTGGCGGCACGTCACCCGGGCCTGATCGACAACGTGCGCGGCCGCGGTCTGATGGTCGCGCTCGACCTGCCGGACGCCGCCACCCGAGGCGCGGTGCTCAGCGCACTGCTGGACCAGGAGCGCGTGCTGGCGCTGCCCAGCGGCGAGCGGTCGATTCGGTTCCGTCCGGCGTTGACGATCACCCGTGCGGAACTCACCGTGGCTGTCGACGCATTGGATCGGGTCCTGGGCCGACTGGGCTGA